The sequence GCGGCGTCGTCCAGCCGGACGCGGTCGCGCAGCGCCAGCGGATGCCCGGCCGGGACGATGAGATCGAGCGCCTCCTCCAGCAGCGGCTCGCGGTCGAAGCGCGGGTCGCCCGGCGGCGGAGCGGCGGGCGTCGGCTCGATCACCGCGATGTCGGTCTCGCCCGCCGCGAGCAGCCCGACGGCCTCGTCGGTGTCGCACTCCCGGACCTCGATCGCGAGGTCCGGATCCTGCCGCAGCAGGGCGCCGGCGGCGGGCGCGACGAGCCCCGAGACCGCCGTGGTGAACCCGCACATGCGCAGCGGCCCCGCCGCCCCGACGCGGTGCGACTCCAGATCGGCCAGGGCCTCCTCCCATCGGGCGAGGAGGCCGTCGGCGTGCCCGATCAGCAGGTGCGCCGCCGGGGTCAGCCGCACCTTGCGGCCCTGCGGCTCCAGCAGCGGCACCTTCAACTCCCGCGCCAGCTCGCGCAGGTGGTGGGAGACCGCCGACGGCGTCAGGTGCATCGCCTCCGCCGCGGACGTGACGGTCCCGTACTGGTGGACGAGCCTCAGCATGTGGAGCCGGCGCAGGTCGATCATGCATACATTTTGCACGATCCCCTGCGGAAATCTGAAATGGACGAGAACGTTCCGCCGGTCGCAGACTGCTGTCATGAGCGAACCGACCACTCTCGTGTCCCGGCACCTCACCAGCGACGGCGTCGTCACCTGGACGCGCTGCGCCTGCGGGCGGCTGCGGATGGACCTCGTCCCCGCCGGCGGAGGACGGGGCCTCGCCGCCGGCCCGTGCCCGCACCGCGCGGTCAGTCCCCGGGGAGCGTGAGCTCGTAGTGCAGCGTCCGGTAGCCCTTCAGCTTGTGGGCCAGCGGCACCGCGAACCCCTGCAGGAACGGGTGCTTGCGGGCGAGCAGCCTGCGGATCGGCCGCGCCTCCTCCTCGGTGAGGAGGCGGGCGCGGCCGTGTGCCCCGGGCCCCCGTACCTCGCCCCGGAAGGTGCTCGGCGCGATCTCCACCTCCGGGTTGCGCTCCAGCCGCCTGGCCTTGAACGCCTTGTCGTAGGTGCGGAAGTAGGCGCGGTCGCCGCGGACGACGATGTTCACCGGCGTCCCGACCGGCGTCCCGTCCTTGCGGTAGCTCGTCAGCAGGACGGTGCGCTGCTTCCTCAGCTTCTCAAGCGTCGATGTGGTGTCCATGCCCGGGAGACGTGACGCCCGCGCCCGGATGTGACATGACCGCGCCCCGGCGTCAGGTGGTGCGCAGTGCCGCCGCCTCGGAGGCGAGCTTTGCGACGCGGTCCCAGTCGCCGTCACGGAGGGCGTCCGCGGGGGTGAGCCAGGAGCCGCCGACGCAGCCGACATTGCCGAGCGCGAGGTACTCGGCGGCGTTGCGCAGGCCGATCCCGCCCGTCGGGCAGAACCGGATCTGCGGCAGCGGCCCGCCCAGCGCCTTGAGGTAGGCGGCGCCGCCCGCCGCCTCGGCCGGGAAGAACTTCATCGCCGTGATCCCGCTCTCCAGCAGGGCGATGGCCTCCGAAGCGGTCGCGACGCCCGGCAGGAACGGCAGCCCGGTCGCGACCATCGCCGCCTGGAGGCGGGCCGTGCAACCGGGGCTGACCAGGAACTTCGCCCCGGCGGCGGCCGAGCGCTCGGCGTCCTCGGGGCGCACGACGGTCCCCGCGCCCACCACGGCGTCCGGGACCTCGGCGGCGATCCGGGCGATCGCCGCCGGCGCGGACGGGGTGCGCAGCGTCACCTCGATCACCGGGAGGCCGCCCTCCACCAGGGCGCGGGCCAGCGGGACGGCGGCCTCGACGTCGTCCAGCACCACCACGGGGATGACGGGCGCGAGGTCGAACAGGTCTTCGGCGATCATGCGGGCTCCAGGTCGGGCAGGCTCTGCGCGAGCCGGGCGGCGGCGCCGACGAGGGCCGGGCCGGGATGGACGATGAGGGCGGTCGGGATGGCGCGCATGTAGTCCTCGACGGGAGGCTTCCCTTCGAAACGGGCACGGAACGCGCTGCCCTGCAGCACGTCCGCGATCCGCGGCAGGATCCCGCCGCCGAGATAGACGCCGCCCCGCGCGCCGAGGGTGAGGGCGACGTTGCCCGCGAGCGACCCGAGCAGCGCGCAGAACATCTCCACGGCCTCGCGGCACAGCGGGTCGTCGCGGTCCTCGCTGATCTGCCGCGGGGTCAGGTTCAGCGCGGGCCGGCCGTCGATCGCGGCGAGGTACCGGCGGATGCGGGCCAGGCCCGCACCCGACAGCAGGTA is a genomic window of Actinomadura citrea containing:
- a CDS encoding LysR family transcriptional regulator, with the protein product MIDLRRLHMLRLVHQYGTVTSAAEAMHLTPSAVSHHLRELARELKVPLLEPQGRKVRLTPAAHLLIGHADGLLARWEEALADLESHRVGAAGPLRMCGFTTAVSGLVAPAAGALLRQDPDLAIEVRECDTDEAVGLLAAGETDIAVIEPTPAAPPPGDPRFDREPLLEEALDLIVPAGHPLALRDRVRLDDAAGEPWISVQPEVCAHHQQVMAYCAAAGFTPRIAHNATTWSVIWALVANGLGVSLVPRLAGGPADQTVVRVPLGGDGVPKRRVLTCVRRGGRGHPVIARGLQALRDAVPDRCVLAAA
- a CDS encoding PPOX class F420-dependent oxidoreductase → MDTTSTLEKLRKQRTVLLTSYRKDGTPVGTPVNIVVRGDRAYFRTYDKAFKARRLERNPEVEIAPSTFRGEVRGPGAHGRARLLTEEEARPIRRLLARKHPFLQGFAVPLAHKLKGYRTLHYELTLPGD
- the eda gene encoding bifunctional 4-hydroxy-2-oxoglutarate aldolase/2-dehydro-3-deoxy-phosphogluconate aldolase → MIAEDLFDLAPVIPVVVLDDVEAAVPLARALVEGGLPVIEVTLRTPSAPAAIARIAAEVPDAVVGAGTVVRPEDAERSAAAGAKFLVSPGCTARLQAAMVATGLPFLPGVATASEAIALLESGITAMKFFPAEAAGGAAYLKALGGPLPQIRFCPTGGIGLRNAAEYLALGNVGCVGGSWLTPADALRDGDWDRVAKLASEAAALRTT